A genomic region of Cryptosporangium aurantiacum contains the following coding sequences:
- a CDS encoding amidase — protein MDDLCDLDAVELAQRLRRRDVSARDVVAAHLDRIERVNPAVNAIVTLDAEGALTAAAAADEAVARGAEPGPLHGLPIAFKDTHDTAGMRTTYGSPLLADNVPAFDELVVQRIQDAGAIRIGKTNVPEFAAGSHTFNTLFGVTRNPYNLGRSAGGSSGGAAAALAARLIPIADGSDMGGSLRNPASFCNVVGFRPTPGRVPTYPNDNPWDTIGTSGPMGRTVADVALLLSAIAGPDRRSPIALETPGDAFRVPLERDLAGLRVAWSPTLGGLPISADVSAVLSGAPAVFAELGCVVEEAEPDLSEADLVFRTLRANAFELAFGASYDARPDAFKPALAWNIAQGRGLSRGDVGRATAAWARTYRAAAAFFDVYDVLIAPVSQVAPFDVDEEYPRIVAGQEQHSYLDWMRSAYHVTVLGAPAISVPAGFTPDGLPVGLQIVTRPRSDLLTLQVAAAFEAATGHGRRRPPLDV, from the coding sequence ATGGATGACCTCTGTGACCTGGACGCAGTCGAACTGGCGCAGCGGCTGCGGCGCCGGGACGTCTCCGCCCGGGACGTCGTCGCGGCACACCTCGACCGGATCGAACGCGTCAACCCGGCCGTCAACGCGATCGTGACGCTGGACGCCGAGGGAGCGCTCACCGCCGCTGCGGCTGCCGACGAGGCGGTCGCGCGCGGCGCCGAGCCCGGCCCGCTGCACGGCCTCCCGATCGCGTTCAAGGACACCCACGACACCGCGGGGATGCGCACCACCTACGGCTCGCCGCTGCTCGCCGACAACGTCCCGGCGTTCGACGAGCTGGTCGTGCAGCGGATCCAGGACGCCGGTGCGATCCGGATCGGCAAGACCAACGTTCCCGAGTTCGCCGCCGGGTCGCACACGTTCAACACGCTGTTCGGCGTCACCCGCAACCCGTACAACCTGGGACGCTCGGCGGGCGGCAGCAGCGGCGGCGCGGCCGCCGCCCTGGCCGCTCGGCTGATCCCGATCGCCGACGGCAGCGACATGGGCGGCTCGCTGCGCAACCCGGCGTCGTTCTGCAACGTGGTCGGGTTCCGGCCCACGCCCGGCCGGGTGCCGACCTACCCGAACGACAACCCGTGGGACACGATCGGCACGTCTGGGCCGATGGGCCGCACGGTGGCCGACGTGGCGCTGCTGCTCTCCGCGATCGCGGGCCCCGACCGGCGCTCGCCGATCGCGCTGGAGACACCTGGTGACGCGTTCCGGGTGCCGTTGGAGCGTGACCTGGCCGGGCTGCGGGTCGCGTGGAGCCCGACGCTCGGCGGCCTGCCGATCTCGGCGGACGTGTCCGCGGTGCTGTCCGGCGCACCGGCGGTCTTCGCCGAACTGGGCTGCGTCGTCGAGGAGGCGGAGCCGGACCTGTCCGAGGCCGACCTGGTGTTCCGGACGCTCCGCGCGAACGCGTTCGAGCTGGCGTTCGGCGCGTCCTACGACGCCCGGCCGGACGCGTTCAAACCGGCGCTGGCCTGGAACATCGCCCAGGGACGGGGACTGAGCCGCGGCGACGTCGGGCGAGCCACCGCCGCCTGGGCGCGGACCTACCGGGCGGCCGCGGCGTTCTTCGACGTGTACGACGTGCTGATCGCGCCGGTCAGCCAGGTGGCCCCGTTCGACGTCGACGAGGAGTACCCGCGGATCGTCGCCGGGCAGGAGCAGCACTCCTACCTGGACTGGATGCGCTCGGCGTACCACGTGACCGTGCTCGGGGCTCCGGCGATCTCGGTGCCCGCCGGGTTCACGCCGGACGGCTTGCCGGTCGGGCTGCAGATCGTCACCCGCCCGCGCTCGGACCTGCTGACGCTGCAGGTCGCGGCGGCGTTCGAGGCCGCGACCGGCCACGGCCGCCGCCGCCCGCCCCTCGACGTGTGA